The genomic stretch ATTGCAACCAAATAGAAAATCTTAAGCAAAATAAAGGCTAATTTATAATAAAACTATTTAGTGTTGAGAATGTATTAGTTACTAACCTGGAGCGATGTATCCATAAGTCCCTGCAAGTGTAGTCCAATTGGATGAATCAGGTTTTAGCAATCGTGCAGTACCAAAATCAGAGACAATAGCCTCAAGTTCTGAATTCAACAGAACGTTGTTGCTTGATAAGTCTCGATGGACAATCGGCGTGGTGCAATCATGGTGCATGTAAGATAAagcatgggccacacctttaataATCTTCACCCTTAGAGTCCAATCCAACTGCACAGCTCCTTCATTGTTTTTTAGGATGGTTGCCAAGCTTCCCCTTTCCATGTACTCATAGACGAGAAACGAGCATCGAGCATGGGAGCAAAAACCATAAAGCTTCACTATGTTGCGATGGCGGATTTCGGTTAATGCTTCTATCTCAtttataaaacttctttgatTAGATCGATCCCCTCCTTCAAGTGGGTGaagtttcttcacagctactACCTCACCTACTGGTAGATTTGCTTTGTAAACTTTTCCATAACCTCCAATTCCAATGCAGTATTTATCATCAAAACCCTCTGTTGCCTCCACGATGTCTTCGAACACAGCAATtccatcataattccatattgaaaatggattTCTGACGGTCCTCTCAAGAACTCCTTTctctatatttcttcttctttggtaataaatggaagaaatgccaaggattacaaataaaagaaacaacGCTACCAAGAGAGGAAAAATAATGAGGACCAAAACTTTATGGACATTCTTCGTATCGTTATAACTGATTGAAGAGGTATTGCAAAGTCTCAAACCTTGCACTTCACCACATAAGCCTTTATTATTTATGAATGCCTCTGCAGGAGCCTTTTGAAAGCTTTTGCTGTTGGGAAGAGGACCTTCCAAagcattgtatgaaaaatcaatggattgCAAGCTGAACATCATCTTAAAAGAAGGCGGAATGGAGCCAGACAACATGTTGTGCGAGAAGTTTAACTTTTCAAGCTTAATCAATTTCCCGAGTtgtggtgagatctctccgttaaGGGAGTTTTGACTTAGATCTAGTAAGTCCTGTAAGTATACTAGGTTACCGATTTGAAAAGGAATGCTTCCATTCAAAACATTTTCGCTCAATTTCAGATACTGGAGTTTGGAGCAATCCCCTAATTGAGGTGGTATTGGACCACCTAGGTGATTCATTGACAAGTCAAGATACTCCAAACTGGATAGGTTTCCAATCTGTTGGGGTACCTGACCAGAAAGCTGGTTATCCTGCAAAGTCAAGTTGAACAAAGAAGTCAGCCTCCCAAGTTCCTTTGGAATCTCTCCTACTAGATGGTTCGAAGACAGATCAAGCACTCTTAGCTGCCTCAACTGCCCGATCTCGGGAGGAATTCTACCAGTGATATTGTTCCTGGAGAATTGGAGCTTTGTCAGGTTTTGGCATTCTCCCCAGTTTGGTGAGAGTTCACCAAACAGCATGTTGTGGCTGACGTCCATGTATATGAGATGTGGGTATACACCAAAGGCTTCCGATACATTTGCAGTGAGTTGGTTTCCATTGAGTAGAACTCTTGTTAAGCTGGAGCAGTTTCTGAAGCTCCTCGGGATCTCACCAATGAAATGGTTGTTTGGCACAGTGAATCTTTCAAGAGATCCACTGTGGCATAACTGAGGCAAGTATCCGGAGAAGTTGTTGTCACCCAAGTAGAGTTGAGAAAgatttgtcatgtttgtcatTTCTTGAGGCAACGAACCAGATAATTGACAGTAAATAAGGGACAAAAATGTAAGCTTGGTCAACTTTCCAAAAGTAGGAGGGATAGAACCTATTAGAGGGTTACTGTACAAAGCAAGCTTCTtgagattaatcagatttcctattTCAGGTGGAATTGTACCAGAAATTTGATTGTGGTAGAGATACAACCTTGTAAGGttgctcaaattacctaaagtGGGAGGGATTGGACCAGTCAGATTGTTATGGTATAACAACAGCTCAACCAAATTCTCGAGATTCCCTAATTCTGCAGGAATTGTGCCTAAAATCTGATTGTTGAATAAATACAAAATTGTGAGCATGGacaaattacccaaagcaggagGGATCGGACCAATCAGATTGTTTTCGTACAATGGTAGCTTATTGAGACTTATTAAATTCCCAAGTTCTTGAGGAATAGAACctgaaatttgattttgaaagagGTAGAGAACTGTCAGCTTtgtcaagttccctaaagtggaagggatagaacctgttagactGTTATTGGACAGATCAAGATTTTCGAGTttcattaaattcccaaattgtggaggaattgaaccagaaatttgattgttgTACATGAACAATAGTTTAAGGTTTGTTAAATTACCTAAAGCGGGAGGGATCGGACCACTTAAATTGTTACTGCGCAAAGATGTCTTAACCAAATTATTGAGATTCCCTAATTCTGCAGGAATTCTGCCAGAAATCTGATTTTCGTATAAAGACAAAATTGTGAGCATGGacaagttccctaaagtggaagggatggaaCCATCTAGATGGTTAACGGACAAGTCTAGCTTATTCAAATTCAAAATATTCCCTATTTCTACAGGTATTGATCCACTTAGTGTATTTACGGATAGATCGAGGGACGTGAGTTTGTAAAGAGTACCAATATGAGCTGGGATGGTTCCGGTGAGTATGTTGTCACTGAGATCAAGATGGCGAAGGTTTGGAAATGAGAGGAAGCTCAAGTTATCAAGCTTACCTTGCAAGCCCGCACTCGGTAGGCTTATCTCTCTTACACTTCCAAGGGTGTTGCATGAGATCCCAGTCCATTTACAAGGAGAGATTGTGTTGGTGGTAGCATTAGCAGCAGGAAGCGACCATGAAAGGAGAGATTGTGATGGCAAGAGGCTGGCTTTCCATTTCAGGAGAGCCTCTACTTCTGGGAGTGGTACTGACGGTGATGCTGTTGCAAATGATGTTGTTGCATGGGAAGAAAGAAAGGGTagcaaaaa from Magnolia sinica isolate HGM2019 chromosome 17, MsV1, whole genome shotgun sequence encodes the following:
- the LOC131230893 gene encoding probable leucine-rich repeat receptor-like protein kinase At1g35710 encodes the protein MAIHTSLSLAFLLFLLPFLSSHATTSFATASPSVPLPEVEALLKWKASLLPSQSLLSWSLPAANATTNTISPCKWTGISCNTLGSVREISLPSAGLQGKLDNLSFLSFPNLRHLDLSDNILTGTIPAHIGTLYKLTSLDLSVNTLSGSIPVEIGNILNLNKLDLSVNHLDGSIPSTLGNLSMLTILSLYENQISGRIPAELGNLNNLVKTSLRSNNLSGPIPPALGNLTNLKLLFMYNNQISGSIPPQFGNLMKLENLDLSNNSLTGSIPSTLGNLTKLTVLYLFQNQISGSIPQELGNLISLNKLPLYENNLIGPIPPALGNLSMLTILYLFNNQILGTIPAELGNLENLVELLLYHNNLTGPIPPTLGNLSNLTRLYLYHNQISGTIPPEIGNLINLKKLALYSNPLIGSIPPTFGKLTKLTFLSLIYCQLSGSLPQEMTNMTNLSQLYLGDNNFSGYLPQLCHSGSLERFTVPNNHFIGEIPRSFRNCSSLTRVLLNGNQLTANVSEAFGVYPHLIYMDVSHNMLFGELSPNWGECQNLTKLQFSRNNITGRIPPEIGQLRQLRVLDLSSNHLVGEIPKELGRLTSLFNLTLQDNQLSGQVPQQIGNLSSLEYLDLSMNHLGGPIPPQLGDCSKLQYLKLSENVLNGSIPFQIGNLVYLQDLLDLSQNSLNGEISPQLGKLIKLEKLNFSHNMLSGSIPPSFKMMFSLQSIDFSYNALEGPLPNSKSFQKAPAEAFINNKGLCGEVQGLRLCNTSSISYNDTKNVHKVLVLIIFPLLVALFLLFVILGISSIYYQRRRNIEKGVLERTVRNPFSIWNYDGIAVFEDIVEATEGFDDKYCIGIGGYGKVYKANLPVGEVVAVKKLHPLEGGDRSNQRSFINEIEALTEIRHRNIVKLYGFCSHARCSFLVYEYMERGSLATILKNNEGAVQLDWTLRVKIIKGVAHALSYMHHDCTTPIVHRDLSSNNVLLNSELEAIVSDFGTARLLKPDSSNWTTLAGTYGYIAPELAYTMRVTEKCDVYSFGVVALEVMMGRHPGELISSLSSPNRGDILLKDMLDKRLSDPMAEVVQEVIFAVSLALACIRPDPNSRPTMHHVAQELSVGGPSFSLEPFHALTFRQLMDLNV